A window from Mesorhizobium sp. WSM2240 encodes these proteins:
- a CDS encoding glutathione S-transferase N-terminal domain-containing protein → MTDLSAFPIAARWPAKHPDRLQLYSFPTPNGVKVSIALEELGIPYEAHAVNISKNESWTPEFLSLNPNGKIPAILDPNGPGGKPLALFESGAILLYLADKTGKLLPSDPILRYETIQWVFFQMAAVGPMFGQVGFFYKFAGRDIADKRPLNRYADESKRLLGVLETRLTGREWLMGEDYTIADIAHLGWVRNLIGFYDAGELVGIKNFPNVLAWLDRGLARPATQRGLNIPPRE, encoded by the coding sequence ATGACCGATCTGTCCGCGTTTCCGATCGCTGCCCGCTGGCCGGCGAAGCACCCCGACAGGCTGCAACTTTATTCCTTTCCGACGCCCAACGGTGTGAAGGTTTCGATAGCGCTGGAGGAACTGGGCATTCCCTACGAGGCTCACGCCGTCAACATCTCGAAAAACGAGAGCTGGACGCCGGAATTCCTGTCGCTCAATCCGAACGGGAAGATACCGGCCATTCTCGATCCGAACGGCCCCGGCGGAAAGCCGCTGGCATTGTTCGAGTCCGGCGCGATCCTGCTCTACCTCGCCGATAAGACCGGAAAGCTGCTGCCTTCCGATCCGATACTGAGATACGAGACTATCCAGTGGGTGTTCTTCCAGATGGCAGCGGTCGGCCCGATGTTCGGCCAGGTCGGGTTCTTCTACAAATTCGCAGGCAGGGACATCGCCGACAAGCGGCCGCTCAATCGCTATGCCGACGAATCGAAGCGGCTGCTCGGCGTACTGGAAACGCGGCTGACCGGGAGGGAATGGCTGATGGGCGAGGATTACACGATCGCCGACATCGCCCATCTAGGCTGGGTCCGCAATCTGATCGGGTTTTACGACGCCGGTGAGCTTGTCGGCATCAAGAACTTCCCCAATGTGCTGGCTTGGTTGGATCGAGGCCTGGCGCGACCGGCGACGCAGAGGGGACTCAACATTCCACCCCGCGAGTAG